The Desulfovibrio oxyclinae DSM 11498 genomic interval CCGGGGGAGCCTTTCTCATTTCTGGGTGGACCGAGGATTGAAAAAGTTTAGCGGCCGGTCAGAAGGCGGGAGGGGAAGAAGCAGTAGAAATCTTCAGACTTAAGATTGTCCACGCGAAGAGTAAGGCGATGCCAGAAGCGACACAGGGCGCTTTTGCGCAGGCAGAAATGTCCTCTGGCGAAGCGTTCTATTTTGAATGGAAGAACGATCATACAAAATGCGATCAGTCCTTCAGTGAATTGCCATTCGAATTCCATGGCGAAACCTCCTTTGGTTTAGAACTAAAAGGTACGCCTCTTTTCCCCAAGGTCAACGGGGCTGGCTCTAATTCTTTTTTTCACTAACTTTCGCCGAATTTCGGCTCCGTACGACGTCGAGAATGGATTGAGCCTTGGCGTTCGGTATTGCTTGCTTTTCCAGCTGTCCTGAAAAAGCGGATGGAAGAAAAGTGACGGTAAACCGCAATGGAATTGTAACACATCAATACTACTGTGCCGCCACTATCAAGAGGTTCACGAATCGTGGCGGGCGTCCGGCGCTGACGCGGCAAAGATCGTTGCGGGTGCACGAAAGGCTTCCACGGTTTCCTCGGCGGGGTTCCGCAAAAGGCGCATTGCCGGATGAACGCCAGCGGAAAACATGCCCTGCAGGTCTTTCCAACCCAGCAGAAGTAGCGCTCATGAAAAGCAACATCGGATTTCGCGGAAAACTGTTTGCCGCAAGCATCTCAATTGTCCTGATCACCATCCTGTGCATGGCGGGTGTCAACTCCTTCCAGAGCAGGAAGGTGTATCTCGAAAACGGCATCACCGCCCTGAAAAACGTCTCGGATACCCTTGAAGAGACTATCTCCCTTCAGGATCACCTCTCCAAAACCAAGATTTCGTCCGACCTCAAGATTTTCCGCTCCATCATGGGCGTCAGCGGGCTCCCCATGCTCGAAATGCTCATGGACGTGACCATGAAGGTTACCAATCAGGATACGGGAAAGCAGGCGGAGATCACGCTGCCTGCCTTCAAGCTCGGGTCAAAATATCTGCACGAGAGTTCCGACCTTGTGGCGCGCATGAACACCATGGCGGGCGTGCGGTCCTCCGTGCTCCAACTGCACGACGAGAAGCTCGTGCGCGTCTCCACCACCATCAAGGATGAAAAGGGGGAGTCTCTACAGGGCGTCTTCATCCCCAAGAGCAATCCCGCATACAAGGCCGTTTTTTCCGGTGATACCTTTGAAGGCATCGTTACCCTCGGCGGCAAGCCTTTCGTGGTGGCCTACGAGGCCATTCGCAACTATGATGAAAAGGTCATGGGAGCCATCGAGGTGGCCAGCCCGCTCATTCCCGCCAAACTGGCGGACTTCATCCACAGCGTCACCGTCAGCGGCAAGGGGCAGTCCTTCGTGCTCGGCGCCGACGGCAGCGAGATCGTTGCTCCGGAGAGCCCGGCGGTCGGCGAGGCCGTGGCCGCCTACATCGCATCCGGCAAAGCCCCTGCGGACGGCAAGGCAGCAGTGGCCGCCATCGGGCTCGGCGACGACACGCTGCAGTCCCGGCTTGTCCACTTCAAGCCGTGGGACGCCTACCTTGTCACCGGGGTTCGTACCTCCAGACTGCTGGATGGCGTGAGCGAACAGATCATCATGAACGCGCTTGCCAGCGCCGGAGTCCCGCTGCTGCTTTCGCTGATCATCATCTGGTTCATGAGCCGCCAGCTCATGCGTCCCATGAACCGGCTGGAAACCATTGCCAATCAGGTTTGCAAAGGGAATTTCGACTTCGACTTCAACTACGACGTGGATGACGCCATCGGCCGGACCGTGGCCTCGGTCCGGCACATGGTGGGCGAAATCAAGAATCAGCTCGGCTTCAGCCGGGGCGTGCTTGAAGGCGTGACCATCCCCTGCGCCGTGGTGAATCTGGACAACGAACTCATTCATTTCAACTCGGCTGCGGCCACTATTCTCGGCAAGCGCAAGAATGCCGACCAGTATCTCGGCAAGACGCTCAACGAGGTGGTGTTCCACGACTCCAAGGAGAAGACGCTGACCCAGAACGCCATGGAGCAGCGCAAGCAGATGAACTGGGAGCTGAACCTCACCCGCGATCTGGACGGCAGCACCGTCAACCTGAACGTGGTGGCCACGCCCATTTACGATCTGGACAACGAGCTCATCGGCGCCATCTCCATATGGGTGGACCTGACCGAGGAACGCACTCAGAAGAAGGCCATCGAGGAAAAGAACCGCATCATCGAGCAGGCCGCGACCGAAGCCATCGAGGTAGCCCGCAAGGTCTCCGAGGCGACAGAGGGTCTCGCAGTGAAGATCGACTCCGCCAATGAGGGCGCAGACAAGCAGCGTGAACACGCCGGGCAGGTCTCAAGTTCCATGGAGCAGATGACCGGATCGGTGCAGGAGGTCGCGGACAACGCCAACTCCACCGTTGAGAATTCCGAGCTTGCAAGGGATTATGCGCGCGAAGGCGAGCAGATAGTTCGCCGCTCCGTGGGCATGATGCGCGAGGTGCACGAACAGTCAAAGGGCCTGCTGGGCCAGATGGACGAGATGGGGCGCCATGCCAAGGGCATAGGCGCCATCATGGGCGTGATTACCGACATCGCCGACCAGACCAACCTGCTGGCCCTGAACGCGGCCATCGAGGCGGCTCGCGCAGGCGAGGCCGGGCGCGGCTTTGCGGTGGTTGCGGACGAGGTGCGCAAGCTCGCGGAGAAGACCATGACCGCCACGGTGGAGGTGGAGGACTATATCAAGCTCATTCAGGGCAGCGCGCAGGAGAACATCGCCAGCACCCAGAAGGCCACCGATGCGCTGGAGGAATGCCGGGGCATGGTCGAGCAGTCCGGCAGCTCGCTTCAGGACATCGTCAGCAAGGTCGAGGAAGCCGCTTCGCAGGTGCGAAACATTGCGGGCGCGGCCGAAAGACAGTCTCGGGCCAGCGAGGAGATCAACGCCGCCACCGAGACCGTGAACGTTATCGCCGCCGACACCGCCGAGGCCATGCAGGAAGCGTCCGCCGCGCTGGACCAGCTCAATTCACTGGCGGATGAGCTCAAGGTTGCCATCAACCGTATGCAGGGCTGATACGCCACTGAAAGACAATCACTGCGGGAGCCCCCCGTCGTCGATGCGCGCCTTTCATCGGGAGGGCGGCGTTGATGGCGGGGGGCTCTTCGGGTATGACCACGGCAGAACGTCCGGAGAAGCCGTTTTCCCGGACAGGATGGATGCGGAGATGCTCCGCGCCGTCCCCCTTCCGCATCACACAAGGAAACGGTGGAACCATGATCTCCCGCGTCAGAACGCTGCTCCTGCTTGCCCTCTTTGTCCTTCTCGCTTCCGTCCCGGCCCGTGCCGGGGATTATTCGGTCAACGATTTCGAGGTGCAGTGGTCGTGGCGCATGCTGCACACAAAGCAGATCCAGAGCGCCATCGACGCCTGTTCCGAGTCGGGCGGCGGTACCGTAACCGTGCCCGACGGATTCTGGTTCACGGGAACACTGTTCCTGAAGGACGGCGTGACCCTGCATCTGGAAGAGGATGCCACGCTGGTGGCCGTGCCGCATCCGTCATTGTTTCCGGCCATCCAGACCCGCACGAAGGCCGGGTCCAACAAGATCAGCAACCGCGCGCTGATCTACGCGGAAGGGCGCAGGAACATCGGCGTCACGGGCTCGGGGACGCTGCAGCAGACCGGCCTGATCGACCCGCTGGTGTTCGACAGGCACGAGCGGCCCCATATCATCAAGTTTGCGGACTGCGAGAACGTCCGGGTGGCCGGAATTACCCTGAAGGGCGCGGCCACGTGGACGCAGCTGTACCTCAAGTGCCGGGACGTGGAGCTGGCGGACCTGACGGTCTACTCCATCTACGGCAGCGGCTCGGACGGTATGGACATCGATTCCTGCTCGGACGTGGTGGTCAGCAATTGCGACATCGACTCCTACAACGACGCGCTGGCCATCAAGAGCACCTCCCCGACCAAGGCCCAGAACATCCGGGTACGGGGGTGCGAACTGCGAAGCGGCAAGCGCGGCCTGAAAATCGGGACCGAGTCCGTGGGCGGCTTCGAAAACATCAGCATTCGCGATTGCGTGGTGGAAAAAGGGCGGCGGACCCTCGTGAATCCGTTTCCGAGGACCATGCGCGCGGCCATGTTCATTTCCACCGTCGATGGCGGCGACATTCGTGACCTGACGGTCAGCGGCGTGCGCATCGCGGACGCGCAGGTGCCTTTGTTTCTCACGGCCTCCAAGCGCAGTAGCAAGGTCGAGCCGGGACAGATCGTGAACCTGAACATCGAGGATATCCGTTCCGATTACGAGTTTGCGCAGCCTGCCATCATTTCTGCCTTTGAAGCCGACGGCATCAGAGGATTCCGGCTGTCGGAATTCCTCCCGGGGGCGGCGGGCCCTCGCGTGGTGAAGACCGATTTCCCGCAGAAGGCCATGATCGGCAAACCCAAGTTCGACATGTACGGTTTTGATTTCCGGCCGGGGCTTATCGTGCACAATACCGGGTTGGATCTCCGGTAGTCTCCCACTCCTTCAAGCATCAAAAAAGGGCGCATCCGGATGGATGCGCCCTTTGTATTTTCGGAGGTCGTCGCTCTTACCACTTGGTCTCGCGCTTGTTTCGCAGGTAGATGGCCAGTCCGTTCATGGAGAGCATGACTGCCAGCAACACGATGATGCCTGCGGAGGTGCGCTCCGTGAAGGCGCGCAGGGAGTCCGAGGACCAGGTGTAGATCTGTGCCGGGAGCACGGTGGCCGCGCTGGTGAAGTCGCCGGGGGCGTCGGGGATGTAGGCCATCATGCCCACGATGAGCAGCGGCGCGGTTTCGCCGATGGCCTGCGCCAGTCCGATGATGGTTCCGGTGAGGATGCCGGGCAGGGACAGGGGCAGGATGTTGGTCAGCACGGTCTGCCACGGGGTTGCACCCAGCGCCAGCGCGCCTTCGCGGACCGAGCTGGGGACCGCCCGGATGGCCGCCCGGGTGGATATGATGATGATCGGCAGGGTCATCAGCGAGAGCGTGAGTCCGCCCGCCAGCGCCGATGATCGCGGCACGCCGAAGAAGTTGATGAAGATGGCCAGACCCAGCAGACCGAAGAGAATCGAGGGGATGGCCGCGAGGTTGTTGATGTTGACCTCGATGATGGGCATGAACTTGTTGTTGGGCGCGAATTCCTCCAGATAGATGGCGGTCATGACGCCAATCGGGAAGCTGAAGAGGAAGGTGATGATCAGCACGTACATGCTGCCCACCGCCGCGGACCAGATGCCCGCCATCTCCGGCAGCTTGGAGTCGCCGTTGCCGAAGAATCCGGTGTTGAAGGCCAGTCGTGCCTGCCCGTGGCTTTTCATCTCGGTGATCAGCGTCTTCTCGGCCTTGCTCAGTCGGTTGGGCTTGCCCTTGAGGAACTGGTCCACTTCGGAATCGGCCAGAACCCACTCCTGCCTTGACGTGCCAAGAAGGGTCTTGTCTTCCTTCATGCGAACCGGAATCAGCCGGGTGTACCCGCGACTGACCAGATAGGACATCTCTTCGGAAAGAGCCCAGTTGCCCATTTCCATGGCTTCTTCACTGTAGGTCACTTCGACCTTCAACTCCGCCTGCTGGAACGCGGTCCAGCCGTTGGAGATGATGTTGTAGAAGAAGAAGACCAGAAAGGCTCCTGCCAGAGCAATGGCGCTGTAGGAATACGCCTTGAAACGGCGGTCCCTGCGCTTGCGCTTTTTTACCTGTGAAAGCGAATTTGCAAACTTCATGATGCTGCCGCCTTATTCGTATTGCTGCCTGAACCGGCGAATGACCAGCAGGGAGACGATGTTGAGCGCGAGGGTGAACACCAGCAGGACGAGGCCGAGCCCGAATGCGGAGAGGGTTTCCGGGCTGTCGAAAGCCTGGTCGCCCGTCAGGGCGTCAACGATGCGCACGGTGACCGTGGTCATGCCTTCCAACGGATTCATGGTCAGGTTGGGGCGCAGGCCCGCCGCCATGACCACGATCATGGTCTCGCCCACTGCGCGGGAGACTCCCAGCAGGAACGCGGAGACGATGCCCGGCAGTGCCGCCGGGAGCACCACGTTCTTGATGGACTCGGAGCGGTAGGCTCCCAGGGCGAGGGCTCCTTCGCGCATGGCGTTTGGCACCGAGGTGATGATGTCGTCCGAAAGCGAGGACACCAGCGGGATGATCATGATGCCCATGACGATGCCGGGGCTGAGCGCGTTGGTATAGTCGGCCTGCAGCCCGATTGCCTCCGCCGCCTGCACGATCATGGGACTGACGGTGATGGCGGCGAAGAAGCCGTAAACCACCGTGGGGATGCCCGCGAGAATCTCAAGCGTGGGTTTGGCGATCTTGCGGAAGGTGGGGCTGGCATATTCCGCCATGCAGATGGCCGAGAACAGACCCACCGGGACCGCCACGAGCATGGCGATGGCCGTGATCATGAAGGTACCGGCGAAAAGCGGCACGGACCCGAAAAGGCCCTCTGCGGATTCCGATGCGGCACCTGCGGCGTGAACCACGGCTTCGTCCGGGTTCCAGTTGGTCCCGAAGATGAAGTCCCAGATGTTGACTATCTCGAAGAACTGTATGGCTTCGAAGATTACCGAGAGGACGATGCCGATGGTGGTGAAGATCGAGATGAGCGAGGCCGCGAAAAGCAGCTTCACGATGACGCCTTCGACGATGTTCCTCGCCCTGAGGCCGGGTTTGACTTTCATGACGCCAACGGCGAGGCCGCCGGCGGCCAGGGCCAGCGCGGCGGCAACCAGCGCGGAGCCCGGCACGTGGGCCACCCCCGTCAGGCTCAGGACCGCTGCCAGCAGCGACGCGGCCAGAGCGGGCCACAACGTCCAGACCACGGCGTACCAGCCATAGCTGCCCGACGTGGAATGAAAGGTCTGTCCCTTGAATTTGAGGGAGAAGGTTTTGCGTGTCGCCAGAAAATAGGCGATCGCCGCGAAAGGCAGCAATCCGCAGAAGAGATAGAGAAAAACGGTTCCTGTATCCACAAGCAGTCCCTGTTTCATCGACGACGAAAGCCGGACCGGCTGAACCGGTCCGGCAGGAGTCGTCGGTTGTTCGTTTACTTCAGGTCTTCGAGGCTCAGGTTCTTGTAGGACAGCACGTCCTTCTGCACCTGCTTGCGAAGATCGTCATCAAGGGGAACCAGGCCGATGCGCTTGAGCAGGCCGCGGGGTCCGATCATCTTGTCGCTCATGAACAGTTCGATGTATTCCTTCATGCCGGGAACCTTATCGAGGTGAGCCTTCTTGATGTAGAAGAACAGAGAGCGGGAGATCGGGTATTCACCGCTTGCGATGGTGTCCGGTTCCGGGGAATAGCCGTTGATCTTGGCGCCCTGGATGCGGTCGGAGTTCTCTTCGAGGAAGGAGTAACCGAAGATGCCGAAGGCGTCCTTGTCCTTGGTGAGCTTCTGGACGATCAGGTTGTCGTTTTCACCGGCGGGCACGTATACGCCGTCCTGACGCACGCTTTCGTACTTCTTGGCCTTGCCCTTGGGAGCGATGGCGCTGTAGAGGTCCTTGTGCTTCTTGGCGAACTTGCCGATAACCATTTCGCCGAAAGCGTCACGGGTACCGGAAGAGGTCGGGGGACCGTAGAAGATGATCTTGCGGTTGGGCAGATCGGGGTTGATCTGGTTCCAGGTCTTGTACGGGTTCTTGATCAGCTTGCCGTTGGACGGGACCATCTCGATGACGGCCATGGCCAGTTCGTCCTTGGTGATGCTGAACGGGGCGTTTTCAGCGTTCTGGGCAACGGCGATGCCGTCGTAGCCGATGAGCGCTTCGGTGATTTCGTTGACGCCGTTCTTCTGGGCGCGTTCGAATTCGGAAGGCTTCATGCGGCGGGAAGAGTTGGTGATGTCCGGGGTGTTGAGACCGGCACCTTCACCGAAAAGCTTGTGTCCGCCGCCGGAGCCGGTGGATTCGACAACCGGGGAGGGGTGGTCGGTGGTGGCACCGAATTCTTCAGCTACGTAGCTGGAGAAAGGAAAGACGGTACTGGAGCCGACGATCTTGATCTGGTCGCGGGCCTGAGCCACGCCGGCACCAACCAGCAGAATGGCTACGAGAGACAGGGCGATTCTTACCATTTTAGTCATGAGTGACCTCCTCAAATTGGTAGACAGTATTGCCTTGAGCGATTGGGAGAACCTAAGGGAGCGCTGTTACAACACAATGGGCCCACTGTGACACTTGCGT includes:
- the pstA gene encoding phosphate ABC transporter permease PstA, producing MKFANSLSQVKKRKRRDRRFKAYSYSAIALAGAFLVFFFYNIISNGWTAFQQAELKVEVTYSEEAMEMGNWALSEEMSYLVSRGYTRLIPVRMKEDKTLLGTSRQEWVLADSEVDQFLKGKPNRLSKAEKTLITEMKSHGQARLAFNTGFFGNGDSKLPEMAGIWSAAVGSMYVLIITFLFSFPIGVMTAIYLEEFAPNNKFMPIIEVNINNLAAIPSILFGLLGLAIFINFFGVPRSSALAGGLTLSLMTLPIIIISTRAAIRAVPSSVREGALALGATPWQTVLTNILPLSLPGILTGTIIGLAQAIGETAPLLIVGMMAYIPDAPGDFTSAATVLPAQIYTWSSDSLRAFTERTSAGIIVLLAVMLSMNGLAIYLRNKRETKW
- a CDS encoding methyl-accepting chemotaxis protein, coding for MKSNIGFRGKLFAASISIVLITILCMAGVNSFQSRKVYLENGITALKNVSDTLEETISLQDHLSKTKISSDLKIFRSIMGVSGLPMLEMLMDVTMKVTNQDTGKQAEITLPAFKLGSKYLHESSDLVARMNTMAGVRSSVLQLHDEKLVRVSTTIKDEKGESLQGVFIPKSNPAYKAVFSGDTFEGIVTLGGKPFVVAYEAIRNYDEKVMGAIEVASPLIPAKLADFIHSVTVSGKGQSFVLGADGSEIVAPESPAVGEAVAAYIASGKAPADGKAAVAAIGLGDDTLQSRLVHFKPWDAYLVTGVRTSRLLDGVSEQIIMNALASAGVPLLLSLIIIWFMSRQLMRPMNRLETIANQVCKGNFDFDFNYDVDDAIGRTVASVRHMVGEIKNQLGFSRGVLEGVTIPCAVVNLDNELIHFNSAAATILGKRKNADQYLGKTLNEVVFHDSKEKTLTQNAMEQRKQMNWELNLTRDLDGSTVNLNVVATPIYDLDNELIGAISIWVDLTEERTQKKAIEEKNRIIEQAATEAIEVARKVSEATEGLAVKIDSANEGADKQREHAGQVSSSMEQMTGSVQEVADNANSTVENSELARDYAREGEQIVRRSVGMMREVHEQSKGLLGQMDEMGRHAKGIGAIMGVITDIADQTNLLALNAAIEAARAGEAGRGFAVVADEVRKLAEKTMTATVEVEDYIKLIQGSAQENIASTQKATDALEECRGMVEQSGSSLQDIVSKVEEAASQVRNIAGAAERQSRASEEINAATETVNVIAADTAEAMQEASAALDQLNSLADELKVAINRMQG
- the pstC gene encoding phosphate ABC transporter permease subunit PstC, translating into MKQGLLVDTGTVFLYLFCGLLPFAAIAYFLATRKTFSLKFKGQTFHSTSGSYGWYAVVWTLWPALAASLLAAVLSLTGVAHVPGSALVAAALALAAGGLAVGVMKVKPGLRARNIVEGVIVKLLFAASLISIFTTIGIVLSVIFEAIQFFEIVNIWDFIFGTNWNPDEAVVHAAGAASESAEGLFGSVPLFAGTFMITAIAMLVAVPVGLFSAICMAEYASPTFRKIAKPTLEILAGIPTVVYGFFAAITVSPMIVQAAEAIGLQADYTNALSPGIVMGIMIIPLVSSLSDDIITSVPNAMREGALALGAYRSESIKNVVLPAALPGIVSAFLLGVSRAVGETMIVVMAAGLRPNLTMNPLEGMTTVTVRIVDALTGDQAFDSPETLSAFGLGLVLLVFTLALNIVSLLVIRRFRQQYE
- a CDS encoding PstS family phosphate ABC transporter substrate-binding protein, producing MTKMVRIALSLVAILLVGAGVAQARDQIKIVGSSTVFPFSSYVAEEFGATTDHPSPVVESTGSGGGHKLFGEGAGLNTPDITNSSRRMKPSEFERAQKNGVNEITEALIGYDGIAVAQNAENAPFSITKDELAMAVIEMVPSNGKLIKNPYKTWNQINPDLPNRKIIFYGPPTSSGTRDAFGEMVIGKFAKKHKDLYSAIAPKGKAKKYESVRQDGVYVPAGENDNLIVQKLTKDKDAFGIFGYSFLEENSDRIQGAKINGYSPEPDTIASGEYPISRSLFFYIKKAHLDKVPGMKEYIELFMSDKMIGPRGLLKRIGLVPLDDDLRKQVQKDVLSYKNLSLEDLK
- a CDS encoding glycoside hydrolase family 28 protein, which produces MISRVRTLLLLALFVLLASVPARAGDYSVNDFEVQWSWRMLHTKQIQSAIDACSESGGGTVTVPDGFWFTGTLFLKDGVTLHLEEDATLVAVPHPSLFPAIQTRTKAGSNKISNRALIYAEGRRNIGVTGSGTLQQTGLIDPLVFDRHERPHIIKFADCENVRVAGITLKGAATWTQLYLKCRDVELADLTVYSIYGSGSDGMDIDSCSDVVVSNCDIDSYNDALAIKSTSPTKAQNIRVRGCELRSGKRGLKIGTESVGGFENISIRDCVVEKGRRTLVNPFPRTMRAAMFISTVDGGDIRDLTVSGVRIADAQVPLFLTASKRSSKVEPGQIVNLNIEDIRSDYEFAQPAIISAFEADGIRGFRLSEFLPGAAGPRVVKTDFPQKAMIGKPKFDMYGFDFRPGLIVHNTGLDLR